Proteins found in one Bicyclus anynana chromosome 26, ilBicAnyn1.1, whole genome shotgun sequence genomic segment:
- the LOC112045583 gene encoding 60S ribosomal protein L32, which translates to MAIRPVYRPTIVKKRTKRFIRHQSDRYDKLKRNWRKPRGIDNRVRRRFKGQYLMPSIGYGSNKKTRHMLPNGFRKVLVHNVRELEILMMQNRKYCAEIAHGVSSKKRKTIVERAQQLSIRVTNAAARLRSQENE; encoded by the exons atggcaATCAGACCTGTGTATAGGCCGACAATCGTCAAAAAGAGGACGAAAAGATTCATCAGACATCAATCGGATCGCTATGACAAACTTAAACGGAACTGGCGGAAACCAAGAG GTATTGACAACAGAGTCCGCAGGCGCTTCAAGGGACAGTACTTGATGCCAAGCATCGGTTACGGTTCAAATAAGAAGACTCGTCACATGCTACCCAACGGTTTCCGTAAG GTCTTAGTCCACAATGTCCGCGAGCTGGAGATCCTCATGATGCAGAACAGGAAGTACTGCGCAGAAATAGCGCACGGCGTCTCGTCCAAGAAGCGGAAGACCATCGTGGAGCGCGCGCAGCAGCTCAGCATCAGGGTCACCAACGCCGCCGCCCGCCTGCGCAGCCAGGAAAACGAATAG